In the Plectropomus leopardus isolate mb chromosome 5, YSFRI_Pleo_2.0, whole genome shotgun sequence genome, one interval contains:
- the LOC121942790 gene encoding hyaluronan-binding protein 2-like, whose protein sequence is MNLKLIFFCLFVAVLLVPAELKHKKHKHRHRDGHGHDHEHHKHEHHKHGKRRGGFKEIIEDIFFSILEGAGDDDDDDDESPSEWLFELQEPEGECNPNPCLNNGVCEEKGKRRFKCDCPRPFRGRRCERGPKHCKRGKCGRGECVLTSTPPFYECKCKVPFQPPKCRTVSLCEPNPCQNGGQCVRDGDDFDCQCPPGYRGRFCHVGPDDCYVEDGESYRGNVSETEDGYECLHWNSHFILERGVDPFSTYEDKDGLGHHNFCRNPDGDEMPWCFYRKGRKLSWDYCDVTECPEPTGVTPTDIVPTNADPTAPKPQSTSPKPIAASKLTTTPTMTEKPSQTPQPSAPPTNVPLPPTKTPLPQQFVTCGQPQPKKSITRIFGGLKVPPGAVPWQVSLQVRPKDSNLAFRHICGGVLIESCWVLTAGHCIEQNKDMQVVMGGLSLDAEESTEQTVKVEEAIRHENYRETQTAVYNDIGLLRLKGSDGVCANETQFVKTACLPDAQLPDGIECKISGWGATEDSVYGSNHLLEANVLLINQDKCSEPDVYGKVLDNTMFCAGHLQGGVDSCQGDSGGPLTCKENNANVIYGVVSWGDQCGRKNKPGVYTRVTNYLNWIKSKIQATSE, encoded by the exons ATGAACCTAAAGCTGATCTTCTTTTGCCTCTTCGTAGCAGTGCTCCTCGTACCTGCTGAA CtgaagcataaaaaacacaaacatcgtCATCGAGATGGCCATGGTCATGATCATGAGCATCACAAACATGAGCACCATAAACATGGCAAAAGGAGAGGaggatttaaggaaattatTGAAG ATATCTTCTTTAGCATCCTGGAGGGAgctggtgatgatgacgatgatgacgatgaaAGTCCTTCAGAGTGGCTTTTTGAACTTCAAGAGCCAGAAG GCGAATGCAACCCAAACCCCTGCCTCAACAACGGAGTGTGTGAGGAGAAAGGCAAGAGGAGATTCAAATGCGACTGTCCAAGACCTTTCAGGGGAAGAAGATGCGAGAGAG GTCCAAAACATTGTAAAAGAGGTAAATGTGGTCGTGGTGAATGTGTGCTGACTTCAACTCCCCCGTTCTATGAATGTAAATGCAAGGTGCCCTTCCAGCCTCCTAAATGCAGAACTG TTTCACTGTGTGAGCCTAATCCATGTCAAAATGGTGGACAATGCGTCAGGGACGGTGATGACTTTGACTGCCAGTGCCCTCCAGGGTACAGAGGACGTTTCTGTCATGTTG GCCCAGATGACTGCTATGTGGAGGACGGAGAGTCATACCGCGGAAATGTGAGTGAGACAGAGGATGGCTATGAATGCCTCCACTGGAACTCTCACTTCATCTTGGAGCGAGGAGTTGACCCCTTCAGCACCTATGAAGACAAAGATGGACTCGGCCATCATAACTTCTGCAG AAACCCAGATGGAGACGAGATGCCCTGGTGTTTCTACAGAAAAGGTCGCAAGTTGTCGTGGgactactgtgatgtcacagagtGTCCTGAACCAACAG GTGTGACGCCAACTGACATTGTCCCTACCAATGCCGATCCCACTGCTCCCAAGCCCCAGTCTACAAGCCCTAAACCTATAGCAGCCTCCAAACTAACCACCACACCCACAATGACTGAGAAGCCCAGCCAGACTCCACAACCTTCTGCTCCCCCCACTAACGTTCCTCTCCCCCCCACTAAAACCCCTTTACCACAACAGTTTGTCACCTGTGGGCAGCCTCAGCCAAAGAAGTCCATTACACGAATATTTGGGGGTTTGAAAGTTCCTCCTGGGGCCGTACCCTGGCAGGTGTCCCTGCAGGTGAGACCGAAGGACTCCAACCTGGCATTCAGACATATATGTGGAGGAGTTCTCATCGAGAGCTGCTGGGTACTGACAGCCGGACACTGCAT CGAACAAAATAAGGACATGCAGGTGGTTATGGGAGGTCTGTCACTGGATGCAGAGGAATCCACAGAGCAAACTGTAAAAGTTGAAGAGGCTATTAGACATGAGAACTACAGAGAGACTCAAACAGCGGTTTACAACGACATAG GCTTATTGAGGCTGAAAGGCTCTGATGGAGTTTGTGCCAATGAGACCCAGTTTGTGAAGACAGCCTGTCTGCCTGATGCCCAGCTGCCTGATGGGATAGAATGTAAAATTTCTGGATGGGGTGCCACTGAGGACT ctgtttaTGGTTCCAACCACCTGCTGGAGGCCAACGTACTGCTGATCAACCAGGACAAGTGCTCTGAACCTGATGTTTATGGCAAAGTCCTGGATAATACTATGTTCTGCGCTGGCCACCTGCAGGGAGGAGTGGATTCCTGTcag GGCGACTCTGGAGGACCGCTGACTTGTAAGGAGAACAATGCGAATGTTATTTACGGCGTGGTGAGTTGGGGAGACCAATGTGGACGGAAGAACAAGCCCGGGGTCTACACACGGGTTACTAACTATCTGAACTGGATCAAGTCGAAGATTCAAGCAACATCTGAATAA
- the LOC121942875 gene encoding probable E3 ubiquitin-protein ligase TRIML1 yields MCVQPFLQETLENHQECLKKQRDAVKYRLKKLAARQSEITKKSSVIRENIIRKYQEIQAVLDEDLRITLSHLEMEERAAVCALDGLMERNCSLIQEIEQDLARLTVAMEQTDTEPDTMSFFSYPEQQDMETVDRVMDLLNRTDPSSVSLDEVKADQILSLANNMLLLISSQTPIIKKLAKSYSSEVSLDPDTAHPKLIISPEGDSAIYTDTWQQLPDLPGRFDTTLNVISLQGFSFGRHYWEIDVTGKTYWELGVTHPNLPRKGTTEDCWLGRGDESWCVEFFDGEYTAWHGGVPHQLPFTKRFCRIGVMCSFPAGLVTFLEADNMTPLFSFCAGTFSDCLHLALCPGHDHNGNNAEPVVICNDPSPTSDL; encoded by the exons atgtgtgtgcaaCCCTTTCTACAGGAGACATTAGAAAATCACCAAGAGTGTCTAAAGAAGCAAAGAGATGCAGTTAAATACAGACTGAAAAAGCTGGCAGCACGACAGTCAGAGATCACA AAAAAGTCCTCAGTGATAAGGGAGAACATCATACGGAAGTACCAGGAGATCCAGGCCGTCTTAGACGAGGACTTGAGGATTACCCTGTCCCACCTGGAGATGGAGGAGCGGGCTGCTGTCTGTGCTCTGGATGGACTGATGGAGAGGAACTGTTCTCTAATCCAGGAGATCGAGCAGGACCTGGCCAGACTCACTGTGGCAATGGAGCAGACCGACACAGAGCCTGACACAATG TCTTTCTTTTCATACCCTGAGCAGCAAGACATGGAGACAGTGGACAG AGTAATGGACTTGCTAAACAGGACGGACCCGAGCAGTGTGAGCCTGGATGAAGTTAAAGCTGACCAGATCCTCAGCCTCGCCAACAACATGCTTCTGCTCATCAGCTCACAGACTCCTATAATAAAGAAACTCGCCAAGAGTT ATTCCAGTGAGGTGAGTCTGGATCCAGACACAGCCCACCCAAAGCTGATCATCTCCCCCGAAGGTGACAGTGCCATCTACACAGACACCTGGCAGCAACTCCCTGACCTCCCTGGACGCTTTGACACCACCCTCAATGTCATCAGCTTGCAAGGCTTCAGCTTTGGTCGCCATTACTGGGAGATTGATGTGACTGGGAAGACTTACTGGGAACTGGGTGTCACCCATCCCAACCTTCCCCGTAAGGGAACCACTGAGGACTGCTGGCTGGGCCGCGGGGACGAGTCCTGGTGCGTGGAGTTCTTTGATGGGGAGTATACAGCGTGGCATGGAGGCGTGCCCCACCAGCTGCCTTTCACAAAACGCTTCTGTCGGATTGGTGTTATGTGTAGTTTCCCTGCAGGGTTGGTGACGTTCCTTGAGGCAGACAACATGACACCGCTGTTCTCCTTCTGTGCAGGGACCTTCTCGGACTGCCTCCACCTGGCCCTGTGTCCTGGTCATGACCACAATGGCAACAATGCTGAGCCAGTTGTAATCTGTAATGATCCATCTCCTACCAGTGATCTCTGA